In the Pontibacillus sp. HMF3514 genome, TTCGAATCAAGTGATGCAATAAACTCATCAATATCTTCTATGTATTCTGCGCTACTTTCATCTTCTTTAAGTTTTTTCGTGATGTCATATAATTGCCAGAACTGTTTTCTTACTTCCTGAGGAATTTCCTCTGATTCGAACACTTCGTCTAAGAGATCTAACAGCTCCTGATATTGACTGGTTTGAAATAAAACCGTTAAGTAAATATGTAGATATTGAAAGTAATTCCCCTCATCTTCTTTCATAAGCTCTCTACATATAGTTTCCGCTTCTTCATAACGTCCCAGTTCCATTAGGCAAATCAACTTACCTGTCATAACTTCAGAATTCGCTGCCTCAAAAGATATAAGCTGCTCAAAATGTTCTAAAGCTTCTTTATACTTTTTAGCTTGAAGCGCAGTTCGACCTTTTTGCTCCAGGGAAGATTTCCATTTAGGAAACATGACTACATCCGCTTTGTTCTCTGTCATAATCTACCCTCCTTTTTATCCAATTTTGAATAATGTACACATAAACCAGTCTCCTCTTTTTTGTCTCTACCTATACAAACATCCCCTATATTTTAGGGGCAATTATATATATCTAATCTCTTACAACCGTACCATAACTTTATTGATAAGCAAACTTTTAAGAGTTGGAATAATGAAATCACACTCGATCTATTTTTTGAAATCTTACAAACATTTTTGGAACCATAAAAAAGTTGGAGATACAAAGTATAAATCTTTGTATCTCCAACTTGTTATGAACGTCCCAGGAGAGATTCGAACTCCCGACCCACAGCTTAGAAGGCTGTTGCTCTATCCTACTGAGCTACTGGGACATGTTCAAGATTATTTATTTGGTTATGTATGGAGCGGGTGATGGGAATCGAACCCACGACATCAGCTTGGAAGGCTGAGGTTTTACCACTAAACTACACCCGCATAATAAATCCTATGCTTACTACAAAAAATGTTTCTTGTTTTATTAATTTTTTGTCCTTATCGTTTCAAGCGAACAAGAATTATTATACGAACATATGCTTCAAATGTCAATGGGTTCAGGCAGAAGTTTTTTATTCTTCTGCCTGAAGTGAAGTTTCTACCGTCATTGAAGGAATTTGTTCTCCTTCAGCATTAAAAAATTCAACTTTAACATTGGATTTTCCATTCCATGAAGCAATTGCATAAGTCTTCTCTGTTATACCTCTTGGCAGTCGAATGGATCCTGGGTTAATGAATAATCGATTATCTACTTTTTCAGCAGCAGCCATATGAGAATGACCGAAGCAGACAATATCCGCTCCAACTTCTTCTGCTCTATAAGATAAAGGCATCAACGTCGTTTTGATACGATATAAATGACCATGAGTTGCTAAGAATTTCATTCCAGCAACATCTAGATCAATATCTTCTGGGTAACGATCATCAAAATCACAATTCCCTCTAACCTTCTGATAATCTTTCATTTCATCCGCATCAAAATCCAGCTCAGAATCACCGCAGTGAATCATTGCATCGACTTCATCCTCATGCC is a window encoding:
- a CDS encoding metallophosphoesterase — encoded protein: MPKVLIVSDSHGLTDEVQTVKERHEDEVDAMIHCGDSELDFDADEMKDYQKVRGNCDFDDRYPEDIDLDVAGMKFLATHGHLYRIKTTLMPLSYRAEEVGADIVCFGHSHMAAAEKVDNRLFINPGSIRLPRGITEKTYAIASWNGKSNVKVEFFNAEGEQIPSMTVETSLQAEE